One genomic region from Spodoptera frugiperda isolate SF20-4 chromosome 21, AGI-APGP_CSIRO_Sfru_2.0, whole genome shotgun sequence encodes:
- the LOC118280436 gene encoding nematocyst expressed protein 3-like, producing the protein MNSFVALFCFAALAQVAYSQYAYPCAAAPAPAPLVLPAPALAPANPCAVPPILAALAPALPTLAPALANTISASIAASLPPLLDAALPTVLTSVLSAAGPLLEAALPPGCGYAPAPLALPAPAPLAYALPAPAPCAAPAVTYAALPPPPPMYAAPAPCMCY; encoded by the exons ATGAACTCCTTCGTCGCTTTGTTCTGCTTCGCTGCTCTGGCGCAG GTCGCGTACTCGCAGTACGCCTACCCGTGTGCCGCAGCCCCCGCCCCGGCGCCCCTGGTCCTCCCCGCCCCCGCGCTAGCCCCCGCCAACCCGTGCGCCGTGCCCCCCATACTCGCCGCGCTGGCGCCCGCACTGCCCACCCTGGCGCCGGCCCTCGCCAACACTATCTCCGCCTCAATCGCCGCGTCCCTCCCCCCCCTGCTGGACGCTGCTCTGCCCACGGTGCTGACCTCCGTGCTGTCCGCCGCTGGTCCTCTACTGGAGGCTGCCCTACCCCCAGGCTGTGGTTACGCCCCAGCTCCTCTAGCTCTCCCTGCCCCTGCGCCCCTGGCGTACGCTCTCCCCGCCCCCGCGCCGTGCGCTGCCCCCGCGGTGACGTACGCCGCCCTCCCACCCCCACCCCCCATGTACGCGGCCCCCGCCCCTTGCATGTGCTactaa